The region CCACACTGAGCCAGCAATCCTGAAGGATGTAAAACAAGAAGCCAACGCTGATGAAGCTGCCGTAGCTTCGTCGACGTATCGTTACAGTGCTAGCCCACCACTTTCACATTCTCGAAACTCAAGCGTTTCAGGCCTGATAGCGAAACGCTATTCTCCCCGGCTATACCTCTTCGGATTGCATTGCTATGGATGACGCTCTGGTGGTCTTTTCACGGAAAGGCCTCTTCCAAACTCCGATTACGGCTTACGAAATTAAAAGCCGGGAGCATTATCGAAAGATGTGGCCCTTGGTCACTGCTGACAAACCCCACCGCCTCGTAAGCTGGGTGAGCCCTTGTTTCAATGATGATGGAAAGCTGAAAACACGCAGCTATTTCAGAACGTACACTGGCAAACGCGGCGTTCGAGCCGCGGACTATTTCGACAGCCAGGAACAAGCTCGACAACGTCATATTGGCGAAAGCGAGGAGCACAGGCGAGCCAAGCAGCTGATAGCCGATGAGCTTCAGCGCCGACTCGACGCAGGGCTCGCTATGCCCTGGTACTACAGGGATGACACGATTAGCCAGTATCACCTGGCCGGCAATCTTCTGCTCGGGGCTAATGGCGTTACCCAAGAACAGAACATCAAGACACCGTTTGGCAACTCCTATCGCCTTGATGTGGCGGTGCTTGGCAAGCCCATTCTTCGGCATCCGATGGTGCTGGCGGGTATCGAAATTGAGCTTGGCCACGCATTTGATGGGCGAAAGGCTCTGGCTAGTCGCTCAATGGGCTTTCCTCTCATATCCATCGACATCACCGACATGAGTCTGGATCAGCTGACACCACAGTGGGCCCGGCAGGCACTGACTGCAACGAAGTCCAGTGATGATGAGAGCCGGCGCAAGACGTTCATCTACCTGAATGACCTGCTCTATCCACTGTATGTTCAGTTGCCCTCTACGCTGATCGAAGGGGATGACTTCCGACACCAGTTCATTGTATTTGCCGCTGATGAACATCTGGAGCGGGTAAAAGCGACGCTGGCCAAGGTCAGTTCGGCACTAGGGCTTCAGAGCCCTACGGTTCTACTGGGAGTCGTCAACGGCAAAAGCGAGTCAGCAGCCAAGCAAGTTGCCAACCTCGGCGACATCGCGGGGCCGGATTGGCGTGAGTTCAACGAGCACCGCTGCCTGACGATCACCTTGGATCGCCCCAGGACACCGCAGGACGAGCCGAGTCACCTCATGCACATTGCCATTGCCGCATTACTGGCTGGCAAGGGCAATGCCTTGGTGGGTTACAAGAACCGGCTCGGTATCATTAACCATCGTCCCGAAGAAGACGTCTGGAATGAGTATCGACGTGGAACCTGGCACCGCACCTTGCCCAAACGTCTTGCGGAGCCATTCCAGCGCTACTTGGCAGTGATTGACCAGCTACATAGCCAATAAGCTCCATCCCTATCGGCTCTGAGCCGGATGGCACAAATCAGGGCCATTTCTCCGTCAATCGCACGCAAGGATTACGAACAACGCCGCGAGCGCCAGGCACAGGACATTGCAAAGGTTAAAGCCGATGGCATCTATAGACGATGCTAAAAATGTCGCTTCAACCGTGAAAGAGATGCTCGCCTGACTCCCTGCTTGAGCCGGGCCCAGGTGCCCGAAAAAGCGACTTCTCCATCTGGCGTACCTGGCACCGCTAAGTGATGGGTAATCTCACCGCACGCGATATTAAAGGACATCCAGCGCAGCGCATTCGCCACGGCTAGAGATCGTTCGAGATCGACGGTTGAGAATTCATCTTCTTCCATTACTGCAACTGCTTAGATTTCCGATCAACAGCCTTGCGCAGCCCATAGATCTAGCAATGCAATTATCAGATACTGCCATAGCGCCAGCACCCATCTTTCAAGGTTGAAAACGAATCATGGCAAGGAAAAAGGCAGCAAATTCCGGCGGCACCGGCATCCTGATAATTTTTGCGCTGGCTTTTGGTGCGTTCGCTTCGATCCCGAAGAACGCCTGGGTCGCCATTGGCATCGTCGCTTGCATCGGCGCCATTATGTCGTTCTTCGCCAATCGTACAAAACGACAGCTTGAGCAATTGCAGAGGCCTGCTCCAGTCGCAACGCGCCAGCTGGAGCAGCGAAGGAAAGATGTGACCGTCTCTACACATGAGGTTTCGTCGAGCAATACTGCTGAAGAAACGTCCGACTTTTATACCGTCCAACTCGGTTCCCTCCCTTCCGACTCCTTTAAGATTCCAGATGTAAGCAAACAGAAATCCGATACTCGCTGGGTGCAAGCGGGCGAATCGGTTGCTGTGTCTGGCTTTTCACTTCCCGGGGGAATGCTCTATATCGGAAGTGCGCTGGGTGGCCGTCACGATGCGCAAGAACCCTCACTGATCAACCCCAAACTTCGTATCGCCAAGACACATGTCGATATTGAAAAGCGACTGATGCCTTACTGGCCAAGCTTTCACACCATCACACCTGAAGCTCGGCGTGGGTACCTCGAATGGTTGGCAGGAGGTCGCCGCCACCCTCTGGCGGACACTGGCTACGTTTTTTTGTTTTTCTATGGATTGGAGCGTCGAGCCCTTACTGATGCAATAAAGGATCCAGAGGCGAAGGCTGAGCTCTCTTTGATCGTCCAGGAAGTCCAACGCCTGCTCAGAATTTATGGGGAAAACAGGTCGTTCAGGGGGTATGCGGATGGTTTCCTGGATTACCTCAGCAACACCACGGTTGATCCAAACCTCTACCTTGCCCCCCTCCCAAAGTTGCTGCTTACAGCTTCGAAATGCCACTGCCGCTGCGCGTCGGTCTGGGGCAACACGCCTCAAACAAGCGACCTCTCGATGCCGATTGGGCATTAGCATGGGCGCTAGCTGACCCCAACATCAATAAGCGTACGCCAGTCACACGCTGTAGAGATGTCTTTTCGAGACTGTTCAAGCTCAAATACACAAGTGCCCATCCAGCGGGTCTTATCCTGGCGCAAAACAAGACCAAGCTTAAGACCAGCTATCGGCCGGCCTCAGCAGTCCTAATGGCGCCCACACTTAGCTTGGGTGATCTTCCTGATGTCATGGCCACCTCCGGAACACGTAAATGCCTGCAGTTGCTAGTTGAGCTATGCACCAGCGAGCTTGAACCCTATAGCCGATATTTGGGCCGAAACCCTGAAAGCGCAGAAGCCCTTGAATGTCTTTTACAGCTTCCTGTCACTCTCTGGCCAGCGGCAGCTCGTACAGAATTGAACGAGCTTCAATTCAGGATCGGCGACGACCTTATTGTCATGAGCTTTGGCGAACTCGCAGGTCGATTCAAGAGCGCTGGAGCCTTGTCCCGGGACAAGGTACTCGCGCTTGCTCGCGCACTAGAATCGCTTAACATCGGTATGGAACCTGATGTACTGGCTGGCAGCAAGACACCGAAAGCTGAAGATCGTATCGCGCTGTTCGTTACCCAGCCCGAAGACGGATCACTACGGGCCTCAGCGGCCTACAACGCGGCCTCAGTCACGCTTGATCTGGCCAGTGCAGTAGCATGTGCCGATGGCGACACCTCCAATGAAGAGGTCACATTGCTTGCTAAGCACATCGATTCCTGGAGTCACCTGAGTGTTGCCCATCGCAAACGTCTCAAGGCGCACCTGCGACTCCAGATCCAGCAACCACCAACGCTGGCAAGCCTGAAGAAAAAACTCGATCCATTAACTGTCGAAGCCAAGCGCACGATTGCCAGCTTCCTTGCCCACCTGGCGCAAGCCGATGGAATCGTCAGTCCTTCGGAAGTGAAACTTCTTGAGCGCGTTTACAAGGCGCTGCAACTAGATAGTCAATTGCTGTACAGCGATCTACACGGGGCTGCATCCGGAGCGAGGATTCCCCCATTAAACCTACAACAAGCTCTACTCAAACCGTGCCGGGCACACAGTCAGCTGCCATTGCGAAGCAAGGCTTCGTGCTCGATCACGAGCGAATTGCTGAGCTGCAACGTGAAACGGCTGAAGTCTCTGCCCTCCTCGCCCAGGTATTCACTGATGCCCAGGTGGAGGAACCGGAACAGTCCGTTGAGGCTGTGGAATCGGCGACAGAAACGAGCGCTGACGTTGCCGGCCTCGATCTAGATCATTCTGCATTCCTACGCTTGTTAATCTCGCGTGCTGAATGGAGCCGATCCGAACTTGAAGCCGCCGCCAGCGACATGGAACTGATGCTCGATGGAGCCTTGGAGCAAATCAACGACATGGCTTTTGAACGTTTCGACATGCCCGTCACTGAAGGTGATGATCCCATCGAGATCAATACAGACATTCTGGAAGAGTTAGCCCTATGAGCACTATCAGAGCCAAGGATCGCGACGCGGTCATCCAATCATTGCGTGCTGGCGTTGTTCCTCGCGTCGGTCAACACTTGATTCAGGTCGGCCGGGTGGGCGAGCTCGATGCACTGATCAAAGACGTCAATCGACTGGTCGAAAGCGGATCGGCATTTCGAGTGGTGATTGGCGAATACGGTGCAGGCAAGACGTTCTTTCTGAACTTGGTTCGAGCCATCGCCATGGAGCGAAAACTCGTGACCATGCACGCGGACTTAAACCCAGATCGCAGGCTGCACGCCACCGGCGGCCAGGCACGCTCGCTTTACTCCGAGTTGGCCAAGAACATGTCGACACGCACGAAGCCCGACGGTGGGGCCATGCAAGGCATTGTGGAAAAATTTATCTCGCAAGCCAAAACCGAAGCCAAGGCGGCAGGAACAGACAGCGAGACTGTCATCCGAGCACACTTAGCTGAGTTGACGGAGATGGTCAACGGCTATGATTTCGCTGAAGTGATCGCTGCGTATTGCCGAGGTTTCGAGGAAGGCAACGAACAACTCAAGGCTGATGCGATTCGTTGGTTACGTGGCGAGTTCACCACCAAGACCGATGCCCGAGCGGCCCTGGGTGTACGAACCATCATTGATGATGCCTCCGTTTACGATCAGCTCAAGCTGCTATCGAGATTCGTCAGACTCGCAGGTTTTGGCGGCCTGATGATCTGCCTCGACGAACTGGTAAACCTCTACAAGCTGGCCAATACGCAGGCACGCAATGCCAACTATGAGCAGATCCTTCGCATCCTCAATGATTCGCTGCAGGGATCGTCTGAGGGGCTTGGATTTGTCCTGGGTGGCACTCCCGAGTTTTTGATGGACACTCGCCGGGGGCTGTATAGCTACCCTGCCCTGCAATCGCGACTGGCAGAAAACTCGTTTGCCAAATCAGGACTGGTTGATCTTTCGGGCCCGGTTATTCGCCTCACCAGCCTCACGCCAGAAGACTTCTACGTGTTGCTTCAGAAGCTCCGTCACGTCTACGCAGCCGGTGATACTGAGAAGTATTTACTGCCTGACGAGGCGATTCCATTATTCATGGCGCACTGCAACCAGCGATTGGGTGAGGCCTATTTCCGCACACCTCGCACGACGATCACCGCCTTCATCAACCTGCTGGCCATCCTGGAGCAAAACCCGGGTGCTGATTGGCGCGCACTGCTTGGAGCTGTAGAAGTAGCCAAGGATATGGGCGGCGAAGAAGATACGAAAGTCGATACGGACGATGAACTTGCCACCTTCACACTCTGAGTCATCGTGCTTCGATCAGCTGGAGCCACGAATCCAGCGATGGATTTGGGCTGAAGGCTGGACGTCCTTGCGAGACGCCCAGGAAAGAGCTGTCCCGGTGCTGATGGATGCTGACCAGGATGTCATCATCGCTGCAGCAACAGCTGCAGGGAAAACTGAAGCTGCCTTCCTACCCATACTCACCAATTTACTCAACAGCAACGACCCGCCGGGTTCGGTGTTGTACATCAGCCCGCTCAAGGCCTTAATCAATGACCAATGGGACAGGTTAGGCCGCCTCTGTGAGCAGCTTGAAATTTCCGTAGTGGCTTGGCATGGGGACATTTCATCGAGCAAAAAGCATCGCTTCCTGAAGTCACCTGAAGGGGTTCTACTGATCACGCCTGAATCCCTTGAGGCACTGTTCGTCAATCGAGGTTCCAGCCTTACGGGGGTGTTCCAGAATCTGCGCTATATCGTCGTGGACGAACTGCATGCGTTCATTGGAAGTGAGCGAGGCAAACAGCTTCAGTCCCTGATGCACCGCGTAGAGCTCGTTGCCGGGCGTCGACTCCCCAGGGTAGGGCTTTCGGCCACACTCGGAGATATGACGTTGGCGTCAGAGTTTCTGCGCTCAGGAGGCGTCGACGGGGTGACTGTCATTGAGTCCAAAAACTCAAACCAGACACTCCAGGTGCAAATTCGCGGCTACATCCAGCCGCCCATGAATGAGCTCAGAAAGGCTCACGTCCAGCCTTCTAATGAGGAAGGCGACGAAGACGAAACGGAAAACAAAGCAAGCCCAGACTTCGCTATCGCTGATCATCTCTACAAGGTATTGCGTGGCAGCAATAATCTGATTTTCCCAAACAGCCGCCAGCAGGTTGAATGGTATGCAGACCAATTGCGTCGGCGCTGTGAGAATGATGGTTTGCCCAACGAGTTCTGGCCTCATCACGGCAGCCTTTCGAAAGATCTGCGGGAGCAAGCTGAGCATGCACTCAAGGCAGGTGATCATGCGGCATCGGCAATATGCACCACGACGCTTGAGCTCGGCATAGACATCGGCAGCATCAAGACAGTGGTGCAAATTGGCGCCCCACCATCGGTAGCGAGCCTGCGCCAGAGATTGGGGCGTTCGGGCAGACGCCCGGGGGAAAACGCTGTCTTGCGCGTTTACTGCAAAGAGTCTCCACTCAAAGATGGATCAAGCATTTCAGATCAGCTGCGCCAGGGATTAGTTCAGACCATTGCGATGGTTCGTCTTTTAATTGGAGGGTGGTTTGAACCTCCTCGGGCTCAGGGTATTCATGCGTCCACTCTCGTTCAGCAATGCCTCTCCGTAATTGCTCAGTGCGGTGGCGCTTCCGCTGCTGATCTTTGGAAAAGCCTTATCGCGGAAGGAGCATTCCAAAACGTCGAGAAGGCAGACTTCATCAAGCTGCTCAAGTCTCTAGGGGAACATGAACTCATCGTTCAGGAAAGCTCAGGATTGTTGCTTCCAGGGACGGTTGGTGAACGCCTGATCAACCACTATGAGTTCTACAGCGCATTCACCAGTGACGAGGAGTTCCGACTGGTGTGCGACGGTAAAGCACTTGGTTCAGTACCCGTAAGCCGGCCGCTGACCAAGGATCAACGCATTATCTTCGGAGGCCGAAGGTGGCAGGTTCGCGATGTTGATCTCCAAGCCAAGGTCATCATTGTTTCCGCCGCACGCGGTGGTGCCCCTCCTCAGTTCGATGGTCTGGGTGCGATGGTGCATGACAAAGTGCGCCAAGAAATGCGAGCCGTCCTGGCAGACCCTATCCCCTGCCCATTCATTGATCGCGATGCCCAAGCGTTGCTCGACGAGGCTCGCAAGACATTTAACGCATTAGGCCTTGGTGAGCGCTACGTCATTGAGTCCGGCGGTAAGTGCTATCTAATCAGTTGGCTGGGTGATTACGCCAACGATGCACTGCGCCTGTTACTCAATCATGTGGGCCTTTCGTGTAACAACGTGGGCTTGGCGATTGAGGTTGACGCCAACATCCATCGGACACTGGCGGCACTCAAGGATGTAGGTGGCTTGGACGCGAGCGATCTCGATGCGGTTCTCGCGGATGTAGAGAATATGCTGCGGGAAAAATGGGATTGGGCATTGCCGGAGTCATTATTGATGAAATCGTTTGCTTCAATATCTCTGGATATCTCTACCGCAACCGGTTTTGCGCAGAATGTGACTTTGGCTGAGTAAATTGATAGGCCTACGCGAGTATCCGTACTGTCAAGCAAGCTCGTGAGAGGCTGCTCGATCAGTCAAACATCGAGTCATCTCTTATCGAAAACTCATCACCGACATTCTGAAGATACTAATGTGCATTTGTTCCGATTGCATAGCTTGGGCGACTGAGCCCAGAACACGAAAAAGTGGAGACTCATGATCGTGCCCTATGATTTCCATTACAGGGCACTCGATCAAATTTGGTACATCGAGAAGCAGGTAGGCCCAGCTATCGAGCGTTCAGTTCTCTTGTCCGTGCTTATTGCTACTCTGCAGATGTGTGCCAGCAAGAATTTCAAGCTGGTATCTTCATTTTTCAACCTAAGCCTACGAGTTCGCGCCGATATACACCCCAAAGTCCTGCTCCCGGAGGTAAATCGTGCCATCAATCAGCACTGAAACTGACATGTAGTGCAGACCGGTATAAGCTGTGTCTCGCCAATACTTGGCAAAATATTCTCCTCGCTCATGGTTGTAGGCTGGCTCCACTTCGTCCTCGTACTTACAGTGTGTCAGCCCAAGTGACTCAGCATCGTTACCGTGATTGGTAACGCGAAAATTAACCGTTACTTTCCCAGCCGTCTTAGGCATTTTAAAGCGCGCCTTGAACTCTATACCTTGACCCTTCGGAATAGATCGCGAACATGGATAGTAATTTTCGCCAGTACCGATTGCGTCTTTATTTGCCTTCAATACTGCCGCCAACTGAATTGGTGCATGGCTCCACTCAGGTTTTGGAAGCAGACCAAAATAATGCTTTTGCGAAAGGACAAATTTCCTGTAGTTTACTGGTTTGCCATCCGCACCGGTGTAATTAGGGTAGATAAAACGTTCAAAAATATCTTCACCTGCCTCCTTCACTTTCTTCAACTCGACGACACCGTCGTGCAAGTCAAGAAGAGACTTCAAGGACTCACCAATCATCACCCTGTTACGAGGAGCTGCTTGCTGTAGTTTCGCAGCGACATCCACATAGAACGATGTCGCAGTAACCTCCGAAGACCCCTCAAAGCCGTACATCCCCCAGAGGACTTTGTCGTGCTGACCATAGTCAACACCCACCCGGATTCCAACATCTTCCGCAACGTTGTTATCACGTAGCTTAGGCGCCACTAACTGGCGCATGAACTCAACCAGATAACAGCCACAATTCACTGCATCAATAGCGGCATTTCGAGCCGAAACACCATCTCCTCGAAAGAATGCAAGAACAGCATCCCCCATAATTCGATGCACATGCCCATCAAATGCGCGAATCGTTTCGATAGTACAGCGAATAATGGTATTTTTAATGAAGAACACTTCTTCAGGGCTATAAATTAAGCCAAGCTTTGTCGACCCCTTAATATCCATGAAAAGCGAGACATTAAAGCCGTATTCTATCGCACCAGGCTCTTTCAAATGATCAAAATGCGGATGCCCGCCGATGCTATGCGGATTAATATCCTTCTTCCCAAAGAGGCCCCGTATGGCTTGTTGAATTCCAAATTCTGCTCCTGCGGCGCTATCGAGAAATTGCTGACTGTCCATGGCATATGCAGTGTTCCCTGTAACGGACTCAAATACCATGCTCCTAGACTGCATACTCTTTGTAAGAGTTCGATCAAACACACTATCGAATGACTTATAAACATCTTTTAACGAAGACATAGCTCGATCCCCATGCTATTTTTCAAAACTACTACAAAGATCAGGGCCATCAATAGCAGACTCCACTTTACAGCCCGGGCCGCTTTCGACACTACTTTAAATTTCTTAGTAGTTACTTCTGCCACCTCATGCACCTGTATAGCCAAATCCCTTTCCAAGTCATCCATTGATATGGAATGAACAGTGTCCGCATAGCTTTTTGAATCGAACTTACTGGCAACGGAGTGAAAGAAAAACAAAGATGGCTTGTTTACCCCAGACTTGTTCGTAGACAAGTCCGGCCATATCGTGCGCACCACCCAATAGATACTGAGCAAAGAGAGAAAAACCAAACCACACAAGAGAACAACTAAAACATAATCCAACCCTCCTCCGATCTTGATAAGCTCATCTGCCTTTAGCAGTACACCACCGAAGATCGCGGCAGAAAACGATGTAATCAATCCGCATCGAAAATTCACCGTAGAAATATAACCATCGTAGCGTTTCAGCGTATCCCACATTGCTGACATACGAATTTTCTGCTCATCATCTATAGCCACCTAAATCTCCTGTAGGTATCGCTAGATTAAAACACAACTTTCACTTAGGGCTCGACGCATATTAAATCATTAAGAATTTTATAACATCTTGGAATAGTGTCTCACTTAGAAGCCCGCTACTCTAGCAACGGGCCTCTGCAGATTTAGCTGGTGTGACACAGCGAAGAACACCAGCGGGAGCCATTCGACTGGCGATAGGTGAGACGTGCCTGGCGTACCGCCGACGAGCAGGTTGCGTGCAGACCAAGATCGAGACGATTTATCGCCAAGGGCAGATAGCTGCAAGTGCTGGTATGCACCTCGTGATCACCGTTAGTCTGGGCATTCTTATTGACCAAATACTGAGCCATGATCAGTTACCTCGCTCTTTGTTGGATTGCGAGAGAACCACCCCTGCGAGGGTCTTGGTCGTAGCGTTGTACTTATCGCTTTCCAGCACGTGGCTAGCCTTCGTTTCCATCTCGGCACTGGTCTGCTTGCCGGTGGAAGCTTGTGCCATCGCGGAGGCGGCCAGTTGCTTTTGGATAGCCGAAGCGCTCGAGCTGCGCAGGGTTTCGGAAGCCAAAGTAGCGACCGAAGAAGAGGTTTCTTTGGTGTTCTTAGACATGGTACTGCACTCCACATACTGCTCAATTTTGATAGCAGACAGGAACCCCCTCTATCGATAGCTACGCAGGGCGTTGACACCCCCAGCATGAGTTATCTCTAATGCGCATCCCGCCAGTGTTTGCATTTGGGTTCAGGGTAGTACGTGCGCGCGTTCCGTCTCCAAACATAGCGCGTGCACTTACTGACATTACCTTAGCCTTCGACAGCCAGACAAAACACAAGATGTGGTGCCTAGATTCGGCTTCAACACAAGATAATGTGCTTTTTGGGGTTATGCAAGGTGACAGCCTGTGGATAACCTGTGCATTTGTGCCGAACTGGATCCACAAAATAGACTGTACGTATCCACAGCTTTGATTCTCAAGACTTTCTTCGAAAAAACCTGAAATATCTTGTTACGAATTGTGCTGGCTATGTCCTTAGCCAGTGATTATCGAACTAAACCCGAACTAGAACTGACGCATAAATGGCGCAATGAAATGCCATTTTTATGGCGAGGACTGTTCATTCCTCAAGGAGCCCAACATGGTCATGTCGCAGCAATCGACCAAAGCAGCCGTTCAAGCAAATCGAACGGTAACGTAAATCCGGCCTCTTTTCTGTCTACCCCCTTTTCCGTCCTTTTTCCACTTTGCAGGGCATAGCGACGCAAGCCGAGTTGAAGTCAACGCGCCATAAAAGGCAACATGCTGCGCAAACCATAAGATTGTAACGCCGCAAGGAAGCCCTCATGGCCCGGACTATTTACGACAAGCCTACCCGTGCTCTGCTCAAGGACATGCTCGTGAGCTGGAATCTCCAGCCCGGTCAAGTATTCACCGCTGCTCGCGCGATACAGTGGTTTGCGACGCACTACCCCAAACTGAAGCCAGGCAGTATCCGCGCGCATTTAGTCCAGGCTGCCACGAACGATCCTAGTCGCTTGCATCATCCTTCGACCAATAGCACTGATGACATTCTGTTCAAGGTTGCCCCTGGGGAGTTTCGATGCTATGAAGCGGATAAGGATCCGGCGCCCATTCGTGAAATGGTAATGACTTTTTGATCAAACAGTACAAATAGAGCAGATCTATTTTTTGTAGATTTCCCGTTCTTACCGGCCTCATCGAGTCATTACCGGTAGCTTTGGGTCGTTCTCTGCCCGCCACTGATTCTCCGCTCACACAACTTCTACCTAAGGACGCTCATGGCCGATTCCAGCACCAGCATTAGTAAAGCCATCACCACTAGCACCACCTTCGTCGATAAAGCGGTTGAATTTCGACACTTCATACTGCTGATATCCTTCCTGCTTGCACTAGATTCTTGTCTGATGATTTTTCACCAAAAAAACCTGCTGCAGTCGTTCAGCAAATTGGACGCTCCCGAGGTCAACGCAGGAGGAGCATTAGTTTTCCTGGGGATTTTTGCGTTTCTAATGACCTTGTTTTTTCCTGCTTTGCGAAAGGTATTACTAGCATTTACCACAGCGATCAAATTGATGTGCGGAAACAAAGGCAAGGAGATCAACCATGACTTTCGCGATACGGCCACGGCGCGCCGAGAAGCGCTCATTCATAGAGACAAGCTAATAATTGAGCTGCTGGACAAGCAGGAGGCACAGAGAAAGGATCACGATACCAACATGAATATTGCCTTTGGTCTGGTGCTGATGTTCGCTATCAACTTTCTGAATCTTGGAACCTCCCAGGTGTTGTCGCTCACCCAAACGGCAGCCTCGTTGCCGGGCAACATCACCGGCTTCTGGGTCAATGCTTTCATCTTAGCGGCGTTGTTCACATTCACCGCATTCCTATTAGCAATGCTCGCCATGTCGCTGACACCTGAAACTAGCGACAAACTCTACTTGC is a window of Pseudomonas sp. 10S4 DNA encoding:
- a CDS encoding nucleotide-binding domain-containing protein — translated: MSSLKDVYKSFDSVFDRTLTKSMQSRSMVFESVTGNTAYAMDSQQFLDSAAGAEFGIQQAIRGLFGKKDINPHSIGGHPHFDHLKEPGAIEYGFNVSLFMDIKGSTKLGLIYSPEEVFFIKNTIIRCTIETIRAFDGHVHRIMGDAVLAFFRGDGVSARNAAIDAVNCGCYLVEFMRQLVAPKLRDNNVAEDVGIRVGVDYGQHDKVLWGMYGFEGSSEVTATSFYVDVAAKLQQAAPRNRVMIGESLKSLLDLHDGVVELKKVKEAGEDIFERFIYPNYTGADGKPVNYRKFVLSQKHYFGLLPKPEWSHAPIQLAAVLKANKDAIGTGENYYPCSRSIPKGQGIEFKARFKMPKTAGKVTVNFRVTNHGNDAESLGLTHCKYEDEVEPAYNHERGEYFAKYWRDTAYTGLHYMSVSVLIDGTIYLREQDFGVYIGANS
- a CDS encoding DEAD/DEAH box helicase is translated as MNLPPSHSESSCFDQLEPRIQRWIWAEGWTSLRDAQERAVPVLMDADQDVIIAAATAAGKTEAAFLPILTNLLNSNDPPGSVLYISPLKALINDQWDRLGRLCEQLEISVVAWHGDISSSKKHRFLKSPEGVLLITPESLEALFVNRGSSLTGVFQNLRYIVVDELHAFIGSERGKQLQSLMHRVELVAGRRLPRVGLSATLGDMTLASEFLRSGGVDGVTVIESKNSNQTLQVQIRGYIQPPMNELRKAHVQPSNEEGDEDETENKASPDFAIADHLYKVLRGSNNLIFPNSRQQVEWYADQLRRRCENDGLPNEFWPHHGSLSKDLREQAEHALKAGDHAASAICTTTLELGIDIGSIKTVVQIGAPPSVASLRQRLGRSGRRPGENAVLRVYCKESPLKDGSSISDQLRQGLVQTIAMVRLLIGGWFEPPRAQGIHASTLVQQCLSVIAQCGGASAADLWKSLIAEGAFQNVEKADFIKLLKSLGEHELIVQESSGLLLPGTVGERLINHYEFYSAFTSDEEFRLVCDGKALGSVPVSRPLTKDQRIIFGGRRWQVRDVDLQAKVIIVSAARGGAPPQFDGLGAMVHDKVRQEMRAVLADPIPCPFIDRDAQALLDEARKTFNALGLGERYVIESGGKCYLISWLGDYANDALRLLLNHVGLSCNNVGLAIEVDANIHRTLAALKDVGGLDASDLDAVLADVENMLREKWDWALPESLLMKSFASISLDISTATGFAQNVTLAE
- a CDS encoding Pycsar system effector family protein, with amino-acid sequence MAIDDEQKIRMSAMWDTLKRYDGYISTVNFRCGLITSFSAAIFGGVLLKADELIKIGGGLDYVLVVLLCGLVFLSLLSIYWVVRTIWPDLSTNKSGVNKPSLFFFHSVASKFDSKSYADTVHSISMDDLERDLAIQVHEVAEVTTKKFKVVSKAARAVKWSLLLMALIFVVVLKNSMGIELCLR
- a CDS encoding ATP-binding protein; translation: MSTIRAKDRDAVIQSLRAGVVPRVGQHLIQVGRVGELDALIKDVNRLVESGSAFRVVIGEYGAGKTFFLNLVRAIAMERKLVTMHADLNPDRRLHATGGQARSLYSELAKNMSTRTKPDGGAMQGIVEKFISQAKTEAKAAGTDSETVIRAHLAELTEMVNGYDFAEVIAAYCRGFEEGNEQLKADAIRWLRGEFTTKTDARAALGVRTIIDDASVYDQLKLLSRFVRLAGFGGLMICLDELVNLYKLANTQARNANYEQILRILNDSLQGSSEGLGFVLGGTPEFLMDTRRGLYSYPALQSRLAENSFAKSGLVDLSGPVIRLTSLTPEDFYVLLQKLRHVYAAGDTEKYLLPDEAIPLFMAHCNQRLGEAYFRTPRTTITAFINLLAILEQNPGADWRALLGAVEVAKDMGGEEDTKVDTDDELATFTL